A genomic stretch from Kribbella amoyensis includes:
- a CDS encoding FMN reductase: MSQGERTIAVVTAGLTTPSSTRLLADQLAAGVRDALDGRGVPHKLVVIELRDHAHDLTNNLLTGFPTGALREVLDTVVRADALIAVTPTFSASYNGLFKMFFDVLDDKALVGKPVLLGATGGTERHSLVLEFALRPLFAYLQAVVVPTAVYAASSDWGPHAAALKARVDRGANELADVLTNQAPKPPTDPFENPTPFENLLQQ; encoded by the coding sequence ATGAGCCAGGGCGAGCGCACGATCGCGGTCGTGACGGCCGGGCTGACGACCCCCTCGTCGACCCGGCTGCTCGCCGACCAGCTCGCGGCCGGCGTCCGGGACGCCCTGGACGGCCGCGGAGTACCGCACAAGCTGGTCGTGATCGAGCTGCGCGACCACGCCCACGACCTGACCAACAACCTCCTCACCGGCTTCCCGACCGGGGCGCTGCGCGAGGTCCTGGACACGGTGGTGCGGGCCGATGCGCTGATCGCGGTCACGCCGACGTTCAGCGCGTCGTACAACGGCCTGTTCAAGATGTTCTTCGACGTCCTCGACGACAAGGCCCTGGTCGGCAAGCCGGTCCTGCTCGGCGCGACCGGCGGTACGGAACGCCACAGCCTGGTCCTGGAGTTCGCCCTCAGGCCGCTCTTCGCCTACCTCCAGGCGGTAGTGGTCCCGACCGCCGTCTACGCAGCCTCCTCCGACTGGGGCCCCCACGCCGCGGCGTTGAAGGCCCGCGTGGACCGCGGGGCCAACGAACTGGCCGACGTCCTCACCAACCAGGCCCCCAAACCCCCGACCGACCCCTTCGAGAACCCCACCCCGTTCGAGAACCTCCTCCAGCAGTAG
- a CDS encoding vWA domain-containing protein, translating into MIRRTAALAALAALACAFSFANAPSAAAEGELSPVMVVLDSSGSMTARDVGGKGTRMDAAKRAVGSMVDGLPAQAQVGLAIYGAGTGSSGAEKAAGCRDVRVVRPVTTVDKAALKRAVSATKASGYTPIGQALRTAAAQLPKEGQRSIVLVSDGEDTCAPPQPCEVAKELSKQGVDLHVHTIGFRVDANARAQLACIAQNTGGTYHDATDADSLLGVLGRVTERALRHYEPTGKPITGTADPVTAPTMTPGQYLDTLDPVEERFYAVDLKAGDTAYFAATAVFPRGNPRDLEVLDIKVTGPNGADCYQSERELNTRAKDGGSLTTMLSWNGTVAGSSKPKGCSVPGKYVFRVTRDARGGGADRVPVELLLRIEPPVTGSQGEPAQTSLVEFAQPPAGAVRGVRGGGSFNEATTLSGPGRYGETIYYGEELFYRVKLDWGQGLAYRVTFAGRPDGATTNIRTGLFSPIRNEIRFDTTAYTGSTKVLPSNGKPIATPRAVYLNRNANDSSLRKASVDGWYYIVVKLGVASGDTPPGGVPVTVDVAVAGDKVAGPEYGGSADETPAASPTPEPSASEPTPSGSTTEAGGPIGNDDDARPTSDESSMLPWILAGAGVVLLLAIAVTVTAVVVRRRKPPTPPTYPGNPMQGWPNQR; encoded by the coding sequence ATGATACGCCGTACTGCCGCCCTCGCAGCGCTGGCCGCGCTCGCCTGCGCGTTCTCATTCGCGAATGCTCCGAGCGCGGCCGCCGAGGGTGAGTTGTCGCCCGTGATGGTCGTGCTGGACTCGTCCGGGTCGATGACCGCGCGGGACGTCGGCGGCAAGGGCACCCGGATGGACGCCGCCAAGCGCGCCGTCGGGTCGATGGTCGACGGGCTGCCCGCGCAGGCGCAGGTCGGGCTGGCGATCTACGGCGCGGGCACCGGGTCGAGCGGGGCGGAGAAGGCCGCGGGGTGCCGCGACGTGCGCGTGGTCCGTCCGGTGACGACCGTCGACAAGGCCGCGTTGAAGCGGGCCGTGAGCGCCACCAAGGCGAGCGGCTACACGCCCATCGGGCAAGCCCTGCGGACCGCGGCGGCCCAGCTGCCGAAGGAAGGGCAGCGGTCGATCGTGCTCGTCTCCGACGGCGAGGACACCTGCGCTCCGCCGCAGCCGTGCGAGGTGGCGAAGGAGCTGAGCAAGCAGGGCGTGGATCTGCACGTCCACACGATCGGCTTCCGTGTCGACGCCAACGCGCGAGCCCAGCTGGCCTGCATCGCGCAGAACACCGGCGGCACGTACCACGACGCGACCGACGCGGACTCCCTCCTCGGCGTACTGGGCCGGGTCACCGAGCGGGCGTTGCGTCACTACGAGCCCACCGGCAAGCCGATCACCGGGACCGCGGACCCGGTCACCGCCCCGACGATGACGCCGGGGCAGTACCTGGACACGCTCGACCCGGTCGAGGAGCGCTTCTACGCCGTCGACCTGAAGGCGGGCGACACGGCGTACTTCGCAGCGACGGCCGTCTTTCCGCGGGGCAACCCGCGCGACCTCGAGGTGCTCGACATCAAGGTCACCGGACCGAACGGCGCCGACTGCTACCAGTCCGAGCGCGAGCTGAACACCCGAGCCAAGGACGGCGGCTCCCTGACCACGATGCTGAGCTGGAACGGTACGGTCGCCGGCTCGTCCAAACCGAAGGGCTGCAGCGTCCCCGGCAAGTACGTGTTCCGTGTGACCCGCGACGCCCGTGGCGGAGGTGCGGACCGGGTGCCGGTCGAGCTGCTGCTCCGGATCGAGCCGCCGGTGACCGGGAGCCAGGGGGAGCCGGCGCAGACGAGCCTGGTCGAGTTCGCCCAGCCGCCCGCGGGTGCGGTGCGCGGGGTTCGCGGTGGCGGCTCCTTCAACGAGGCGACCACGTTGAGCGGACCCGGCCGGTACGGCGAGACCATCTACTACGGCGAAGAGCTCTTCTACCGCGTGAAGCTGGACTGGGGCCAGGGCCTGGCGTACCGGGTCACCTTCGCCGGTCGGCCGGACGGGGCGACCACGAACATCCGGACCGGCCTCTTCAGCCCGATCCGCAACGAGATCCGCTTCGACACCACCGCGTACACCGGGTCCACCAAGGTCCTGCCGAGCAACGGCAAGCCGATCGCGACCCCGCGGGCCGTGTACCTCAACCGGAACGCGAACGACTCGTCGCTCCGCAAGGCGAGCGTCGACGGCTGGTACTACATCGTCGTCAAGCTCGGCGTGGCCTCCGGTGACACCCCGCCTGGCGGAGTCCCGGTCACCGTCGACGTCGCGGTCGCGGGCGACAAGGTGGCCGGTCCGGAGTACGGCGGCTCGGCGGACGAGACCCCGGCCGCCTCGCCGACCCCGGAACCGAGCGCCTCGGAGCCGACGCCGAGCGGTTCGACCACCGAAGCCGGTGGGCCGATCGGGAACGACGACGACGCGCGACCGACTTCGGACGAGTCCTCGATGCTGCCCTGGATCCTCGCGGGCGCCGGCGTGGTCCTGCTGCTGGCGATCGCGGTCACCGTCACGGCCGTCGTCGTCCGCCGCCGTAAGCCTCCGACACCGCCCACCTACCCGGGCAACCCGATGCAGGGCTGGCCCAACCAGCGATAA
- a CDS encoding SDR family NAD(P)-dependent oxidoreductase encodes MRLLDFTDQVVLVTGASSGIGAAAAVGFAEAGAAVALHYHANEDGARHTLNAVTTAGGTGSVHQADLANPDSANALVDAVLAKYGRIDVLVNNAGDLVRRAPVSEVPDEEFHRIMDVNITSVFAMCRRIVPVFRAQDGGAIVNVTSIAGRHGGGGGSVVYATSKGAVSTFTRGLAKELAADNIRVNAISPGVISTPFHDRHTGEDQLKAMLTTIPMGRTGTPHECVGTILYLASERMSSYVTGQIIEVNGGQLMP; translated from the coding sequence ATGAGACTCCTCGACTTCACGGATCAGGTCGTCCTGGTGACCGGCGCGAGCAGCGGGATCGGCGCGGCCGCGGCCGTCGGGTTCGCCGAGGCGGGTGCCGCCGTCGCGCTGCACTACCACGCGAACGAGGACGGCGCCCGGCACACGCTGAACGCGGTGACCACGGCCGGCGGTACCGGCTCGGTGCACCAGGCCGACCTGGCGAACCCGGACTCCGCGAACGCGCTGGTCGACGCGGTGCTGGCGAAGTACGGGCGGATCGACGTCCTGGTGAACAACGCCGGCGACCTGGTCCGGCGGGCCCCGGTGAGCGAGGTCCCGGACGAGGAGTTCCACCGGATCATGGACGTGAACATCACCTCGGTGTTCGCGATGTGCCGGCGGATCGTCCCGGTCTTCCGCGCCCAGGACGGCGGCGCGATCGTCAACGTCACCTCGATCGCCGGTCGGCACGGCGGAGGCGGCGGCTCCGTCGTCTACGCGACCAGCAAAGGGGCCGTCAGCACCTTCACCCGCGGCCTGGCGAAGGAGCTGGCCGCCGACAACATCCGCGTGAACGCGATCTCCCCGGGCGTCATCAGCACCCCCTTCCACGACCGCCACACCGGCGAGGACCAGCTCAAGGCCATGCTCACCACCATCCCGATGGGCCGCACCGGCACCCCGCACGAATGCGTCGGCACCATCCTCTACCTGGCCTCCGAGCGCATGAGCTCCTACGTCACCGGCCAGATCATCGAAGTCAACGGCGGCCAACTGATGCCGTGA
- a CDS encoding RidA family protein → MRTNISSGYAYEETYGYSRAVRVGDQIFVSGTTARAPHLDGDAYEQAQAALATVADALAQAGASLEHVVRTVVYVRDMADADLVARAHSESFGDVRPASTIVQVSALTPATAKVEIEVTAILSD, encoded by the coding sequence GTGAGGACGAATATCTCATCCGGCTACGCCTACGAGGAGACGTACGGCTATTCCCGCGCTGTCCGCGTCGGCGATCAGATCTTCGTCTCGGGCACCACAGCCCGCGCACCCCACCTCGACGGCGACGCTTACGAACAAGCCCAAGCAGCTCTGGCGACTGTGGCTGATGCCTTGGCCCAGGCGGGCGCATCTCTGGAACACGTGGTGCGCACGGTCGTCTACGTGCGCGACATGGCGGACGCCGACCTGGTCGCCCGAGCCCACTCGGAAAGCTTCGGAGACGTCCGCCCGGCCAGCACCATCGTCCAGGTCTCCGCACTGACGCCCGCCACAGCGAAGGTCGAGATCGAAGTGACAGCCATCCTCTCCGATTAG
- a CDS encoding winged helix-turn-helix domain-containing protein, translated as MTPDGKFPDFLTPFTESGLESAIDELIATPSDVLRHELEPWLQTDTHPFLRGLAAGTATSRRMLGAAVREFHTAVLGPAAAELARRHNADLTLRSRTLMASGARELLAGLHPTIRWAGPTLEVDGTNDYELDLAGRGLALQSSPFTTNCMIHNVPGYRPMLIYPTVQLSADPRRRLATADPLIDLVGRTRATVIRSLTLAATTSELSRRLEISPASASEHCTVLRSAGLISTHRQRGAALHTLTPLALQLISRSDSRRATAESER; from the coding sequence GTGACGCCGGACGGCAAGTTCCCGGATTTCCTGACGCCCTTCACCGAGTCTGGTCTCGAATCGGCGATCGACGAGCTGATCGCCACGCCCTCCGACGTGCTGCGCCATGAGCTCGAACCGTGGTTGCAGACCGACACGCATCCCTTTCTGCGCGGATTGGCGGCCGGTACCGCCACCTCCAGGCGGATGCTCGGCGCCGCGGTCCGTGAGTTCCACACGGCCGTTCTGGGGCCGGCCGCCGCAGAGCTGGCGAGGCGCCACAATGCCGACCTCACGCTCCGATCCCGGACCTTGATGGCGTCAGGTGCGCGCGAGCTGCTGGCCGGCCTGCACCCGACGATCAGGTGGGCCGGCCCGACGCTGGAGGTCGACGGGACCAACGACTACGAACTGGACCTCGCAGGCCGGGGCCTGGCGCTGCAGTCCTCCCCGTTCACCACCAACTGCATGATTCACAATGTGCCGGGCTACCGGCCGATGCTGATCTATCCCACCGTTCAGCTGTCTGCGGACCCGCGGCGCCGGCTGGCGACGGCCGATCCGTTGATCGATCTCGTCGGCAGGACCCGCGCGACAGTGATCCGCAGCCTCACCCTCGCCGCGACCACCAGCGAACTGTCCCGCCGTCTCGAGATCTCACCGGCGTCGGCATCCGAGCACTGCACCGTGCTGCGTTCTGCCGGTCTGATCTCCACCCATCGTCAGCGGGGCGCGGCCCTCCACACACTGACACCACTGGCCCTCCAACTCATCAGCCGATCCGACTCGCGGCGGGCGACGGCAGAATCGGAGCGCTAG
- a CDS encoding GNAT family N-acetyltransferase: MGYDLARLEVRRWRVADALRLTAAHADPDMANQGGIRDKATAVDWIGRVADLDNGHVYAVADADDHPVGCVAVTNIDRHQVGWTWYWTIADVRGQGVARDALRALVDWAHHDAGLYRLELGHRVNNPASCVVAGNAGFLYEGVERERLAYDGTRYDVERHARLAADPLDAPLRPVHVVP, encoded by the coding sequence ATGGGCTACGACCTGGCGAGGCTCGAGGTGCGCCGTTGGCGGGTGGCGGACGCGTTGCGGCTGACCGCGGCCCACGCCGACCCGGACATGGCGAACCAGGGCGGCATCCGGGACAAGGCGACCGCGGTCGACTGGATCGGCCGGGTCGCGGATCTCGACAACGGACACGTGTACGCCGTGGCCGACGCGGACGACCATCCCGTCGGTTGTGTCGCGGTGACCAACATCGACCGTCACCAGGTCGGCTGGACGTGGTACTGGACGATAGCCGACGTCCGCGGCCAAGGGGTCGCCCGTGACGCTCTGCGGGCCCTGGTCGACTGGGCCCACCACGACGCCGGCCTGTACCGGCTCGAGCTGGGTCACCGCGTCAACAACCCGGCTTCCTGCGTCGTCGCGGGCAACGCCGGCTTCCTGTACGAGGGCGTCGAGCGCGAACGCCTCGCCTACGACGGCACCCGGTACGACGTGGAACGGCACGCCCGGCTCGCCGCTGATCCGCTGGACGCGCCGCTGCGCCCGGTCCACGTCGTCCCCTGA
- a CDS encoding helix-turn-helix domain-containing protein: MTDPHARNLELQVEWYGEPLGGRFRRLLAGLQISQAQLAGILGLSAPMLSQLMSGQRAKISNPSVLSRLFQLEEAVSEPTWPALSKEEREHRLDLIRAAQVSTLTAAPPSTGTPEQTTAGATDPVEIVQSLLRNVASASELEGAAKLLDDQYPDLAEALRILGAGRTQEARTYYTRVTRHG, from the coding sequence GTGACGGACCCGCACGCACGGAACCTCGAGCTCCAGGTGGAGTGGTACGGCGAGCCGCTGGGCGGCCGGTTCCGCCGGTTGCTCGCCGGCTTGCAGATCTCCCAGGCGCAGCTCGCGGGCATCCTCGGCCTCTCCGCGCCGATGCTCTCGCAACTGATGTCGGGCCAGCGAGCGAAAATCAGCAACCCGTCGGTGCTCTCCAGACTGTTCCAGCTGGAGGAGGCCGTCAGCGAGCCGACGTGGCCCGCCCTGTCCAAGGAGGAGCGCGAGCACCGCCTCGACCTCATCCGCGCCGCCCAGGTGTCCACGCTGACCGCCGCCCCGCCGTCGACGGGCACGCCCGAGCAGACGACGGCCGGCGCGACAGACCCGGTCGAGATCGTCCAGTCCCTCCTCCGCAACGTCGCCTCGGCCTCCGAGCTGGAAGGCGCCGCCAAACTGCTCGACGACCAGTACCCGGACCTCGCCGAAGCCCTCCGCATCCTCGGCGCAGGGCGTACCCAGGAAGCCCGCACGTACTACACCCGCGTCACCCGCCACGGCTGA
- a CDS encoding YciI family protein, which translates to MKYVLLIHSTPQPWGHPTGNTVAEHQALPKAERDRLNSNFEKLLSELQENGELLGGEALGDPITSRLYRYTGRPVVTDGPYSEAKEHLAGFFLIDVDSPERADEIAQVFAGPGETIELRPIHVF; encoded by the coding sequence ATGAAGTACGTCCTGCTGATTCACTCCACCCCGCAGCCGTGGGGCCACCCGACCGGCAACACCGTGGCCGAGCACCAGGCGCTCCCCAAGGCCGAGCGCGACCGGCTGAACTCGAACTTCGAGAAGCTCCTGAGCGAGCTCCAGGAGAACGGCGAACTGCTCGGCGGCGAGGCCCTGGGCGACCCGATCACGTCCCGCCTGTACCGCTACACCGGACGCCCGGTTGTCACCGACGGCCCGTACTCGGAGGCCAAGGAACACCTGGCCGGCTTCTTCCTCATCGACGTCGACTCCCCCGAACGCGCCGACGAGATCGCGCAGGTCTTCGCCGGTCCCGGCGAAACCATCGAGCTGCGGCCGATCCACGTCTTCTGA
- a CDS encoding DUF72 domain-containing protein, giving the protein MNGWAATPYRVGISGWRYPPWRKVYYPDGLPQRAELEYASSRLNSIELNGSFYSLQRPSSYQRWYDETPPGFVFTLKGPRFVTHLKKLADVDAPLANFFASGVLALADKLGPVLWQLPPTLGYDPDRLAAFFEKLPRSTGEAAELAHHHDDRMKDRSLLTCSVDAPVRHALEVRHSSFETPEFVELLRAHDVALVCADTAGKWPMVDDVTSDFVYVRLHGADELYVSGYDDEALDRWAAKIRTWHEGGTPKDGRTLAPAARRKRRDVFAYFDNDVKVHAPFDAEALTARIGVKRAET; this is encoded by the coding sequence ATGAACGGATGGGCCGCGACGCCGTACCGGGTCGGGATCTCCGGCTGGCGGTACCCGCCCTGGCGCAAGGTGTACTACCCGGACGGACTGCCGCAGCGGGCCGAGCTGGAGTACGCGTCGAGCCGGCTGAACTCGATCGAGCTGAACGGGTCCTTCTACTCCTTGCAGCGGCCGTCGTCGTACCAGCGCTGGTACGACGAGACGCCGCCCGGTTTCGTGTTCACCCTGAAGGGGCCGCGGTTCGTCACGCACCTGAAGAAGCTGGCCGACGTGGACGCGCCGCTGGCGAACTTCTTCGCGTCCGGCGTGCTCGCGTTGGCGGACAAGCTCGGCCCGGTGCTCTGGCAGCTGCCGCCGACCCTCGGGTACGACCCGGACCGGCTCGCCGCGTTCTTCGAGAAGTTGCCCAGGTCAACGGGTGAGGCGGCCGAGCTGGCCCACCACCACGACGACCGGATGAAGGACCGGAGCCTGCTCACGTGTTCGGTGGACGCGCCGGTCCGGCACGCGCTGGAAGTACGGCACTCGTCGTTCGAGACCCCCGAGTTCGTCGAGTTGCTGCGGGCCCACGACGTCGCGCTGGTCTGCGCCGACACGGCCGGGAAGTGGCCGATGGTCGACGACGTGACGTCCGACTTCGTCTATGTCCGGTTGCACGGCGCCGACGAGTTGTATGTGAGCGGATACGACGACGAGGCGCTGGACCGCTGGGCCGCCAAGATCCGGACCTGGCACGAGGGCGGTACGCCGAAGGACGGCCGTACTCTCGCTCCGGCCGCGCGCCGCAAACGCCGGGACGTGTTCGCGTACTTCGACAACGACGTGAAGGTGCACGCGCCCTTCGACGCGGAGGCTCTCACCGCCCGCATCGGCGTGAAGCGAGCCGAGACCTAG
- a CDS encoding RidA family protein — MTLRAHNPASVFPPYRNYAHAVEVPAGARTLHISGLNGFDETGQIMPATFEEQITNVWRHLGNVLTDAGMDYTDLVSLRFFLTAADLDPANVDAIAEHLGDHLAARTVVVQQLLDPAWLVEVEAIAAKVD, encoded by the coding sequence ATGACGCTTCGTGCCCACAATCCGGCCTCGGTGTTTCCGCCCTATCGCAACTACGCCCACGCCGTCGAGGTACCTGCCGGGGCTCGCACGCTCCACATCAGCGGGCTCAACGGCTTCGACGAGACCGGCCAGATCATGCCCGCGACCTTCGAGGAGCAGATCACCAACGTCTGGCGGCACCTGGGCAACGTGCTGACCGACGCGGGCATGGACTACACCGATCTCGTCTCGTTGCGCTTCTTCCTGACCGCGGCAGATCTCGACCCGGCGAACGTCGACGCGATCGCCGAACACCTGGGCGATCACCTCGCCGCCCGAACCGTGGTGGTACAGCAACTTCTCGACCCCGCCTGGCTGGTAGAAGTCGAGGCAATCGCCGCGAAGGTCGACTGA
- the fgd gene encoding glucose-6-phosphate dehydrogenase (coenzyme-F420): protein MSIRIGYKASAEQFGPRELVEYAVRAEELGLDSVTVSDHFLPWRHEGGHAPFALAWMAAVGERTERVLIGTSVLTPTFRYNPAVIAQAFATLGELYPGRIMLGVGTGEALNEIAVSGMEWPEFKERFARLREAVGLIRDLWTKDEVNSDGPYYPLVNASIYDRPDVPLKVYVAAGGPLVAKYAGRVGDGFIATSGKGMDLYTEKLIPAVKEGAEKAGKQFEDVDRMLEVKVSYDRDHEHALENTRFWAPLSLTPEQKHSVDSATEMERLADELPIEQVAKRWIVASDPAEVVTQFQPYLDAGFNHFVVHGPGHDQERFLTQFTEDVVPELRKLG from the coding sequence GTGAGCATTCGGATCGGGTACAAGGCGTCGGCGGAGCAGTTCGGGCCGCGGGAGCTGGTCGAGTACGCCGTCCGGGCGGAGGAGCTCGGGCTGGACAGCGTGACCGTCTCGGACCACTTCCTGCCGTGGCGGCACGAGGGCGGGCACGCGCCGTTCGCGCTGGCCTGGATGGCCGCCGTCGGCGAGCGGACCGAGCGGGTGCTGATCGGTACCTCGGTGCTGACCCCGACGTTCCGCTACAACCCGGCCGTGATCGCGCAGGCGTTCGCCACCCTCGGCGAGCTGTACCCGGGCCGGATCATGCTCGGCGTCGGTACCGGTGAGGCGCTGAACGAGATCGCCGTCTCCGGGATGGAGTGGCCCGAGTTCAAGGAGCGGTTCGCCCGGTTGCGCGAGGCCGTCGGGCTGATCCGGGACCTGTGGACGAAGGACGAGGTGAACTCCGACGGACCGTACTACCCGCTCGTCAACGCCTCGATCTACGACCGGCCGGACGTCCCGCTGAAGGTCTACGTGGCCGCCGGTGGACCGCTGGTCGCCAAGTACGCCGGGCGGGTGGGCGACGGGTTCATCGCGACCTCGGGCAAGGGCATGGACCTCTACACCGAGAAGCTGATCCCGGCCGTCAAGGAGGGCGCCGAGAAGGCGGGCAAGCAGTTCGAGGACGTGGACCGGATGCTCGAGGTCAAGGTGTCCTACGACCGCGATCACGAGCACGCCCTGGAGAACACCCGGTTCTGGGCCCCGTTGTCGTTGACCCCGGAGCAGAAGCACAGCGTGGACAGCGCGACCGAGATGGAGCGGCTGGCCGACGAGCTGCCGATCGAGCAGGTCGCGAAGCGCTGGATCGTGGCGTCCGACCCGGCCGAGGTGGTCACGCAGTTCCAGCCGTACCTGGACGCCGGGTTCAACCACTTCGTGGTGCACGGCCCGGGCCACGACCAGGAGCGGTTCCTCACCCAGTTCACCGAGGACGTCGTGCCGGAGCTCCGTAAGCTGGGCTGA
- a CDS encoding serine/threonine-protein kinase, which produces MPDVFAGRFELVDPAGSGGTGTVWRAWDRRLQRFCAAKVLRQRHAGALVRFVREQGLRLDHPHVLSPYSWAAEDDQALLAMDLVGGGSVSTLIADFGPLPERYAAELLRQLLEGLDHVHEAGLVHRDVKPANLLLEATGTGHPVLRLSDFGIALSLGEPRLTQQGAVVGTPGYLAPEALADEPPSPAQDLYAVGVTGWQLLTGAEPPVGGAIELPQDESSVLWKVVEGLLHPDPLQRTPSAADALSALGPTLEVALQIPAATADGELIEVFNHLPPLPPRYRFRTEPTPQPEPHPARHPEPSPEPQPEPQAQPSREPSPGPHAEPQAVPSPEPQPEPSLPVTGPTPENAPTITMPLPADSPTGDPAVGTSGDQRGRRRRVLLAGGGLVTLAAGVAAVLLLLDGIGNTPGNTPPPTSTPSPSVTPTVDNPARTETPAPNAEVTAGQSCGWQEAGEVETAADGTQVECRQQGSSYRWIKVA; this is translated from the coding sequence GTGCCGGACGTCTTCGCCGGGCGGTTCGAACTCGTCGACCCGGCGGGTTCTGGTGGGACCGGTACCGTCTGGCGCGCCTGGGACCGTCGGCTGCAGCGGTTCTGCGCCGCGAAGGTGCTGCGGCAGCGGCATGCCGGGGCGCTGGTCCGGTTCGTCCGCGAGCAAGGGCTCCGGCTGGATCATCCGCACGTGCTCAGCCCGTACAGCTGGGCCGCCGAGGACGATCAGGCGCTGCTCGCGATGGACCTGGTCGGCGGCGGTTCGGTCAGCACCCTGATCGCCGACTTCGGCCCGCTGCCCGAGCGGTACGCGGCCGAACTCCTCCGCCAACTGCTCGAAGGCCTCGACCACGTCCACGAAGCCGGGCTCGTCCACCGCGACGTGAAACCGGCGAACCTGCTCCTGGAAGCCACCGGTACCGGCCACCCGGTCCTGCGGCTGAGCGACTTCGGGATCGCGCTCTCCCTCGGCGAACCCCGCCTCACCCAGCAGGGCGCCGTCGTCGGCACCCCCGGGTACCTGGCTCCCGAGGCCCTCGCGGACGAACCGCCGTCGCCCGCCCAGGACCTGTACGCCGTCGGCGTCACCGGCTGGCAGCTCCTCACCGGCGCCGAACCGCCCGTCGGCGGCGCGATCGAGCTCCCGCAGGACGAATCAAGCGTTCTCTGGAAGGTCGTCGAAGGCCTCCTGCATCCCGACCCGCTGCAGCGCACGCCGTCGGCCGCGGACGCACTGTCGGCTCTCGGGCCGACTCTCGAAGTCGCCTTGCAGATCCCGGCGGCCACGGCGGACGGCGAGCTCATCGAGGTCTTCAACCACCTCCCGCCGCTCCCGCCGCGCTACCGTTTCCGCACCGAGCCCACTCCCCAGCCAGAACCGCACCCGGCCCGACATCCCGAGCCGTCGCCAGAACCGCAGCCCGAGCCGCAGGCCCAACCGTCGCGCGAGCCGTCGCCCGGGCCGCATGCCGAACCGCAGGCCGTACCGTCGCCCGAGCCGCAGCCTGAGCCGTCGCTACCGGTGACGGGGCCGACTCCCGAGAACGCCCCTACCATCACCATGCCTCTCCCCGCCGACTCCCCAACTGGCGATCCAGCAGTCGGCACCTCAGGGGATCAGCGCGGTCGTCGGCGGCGGGTCCTGCTGGCCGGTGGTGGACTGGTCACCTTGGCGGCCGGCGTGGCCGCGGTCCTGCTGTTGCTCGACGGGATCGGCAACACTCCCGGGAACACCCCACCACCCACCAGTACGCCCAGCCCTTCGGTCACTCCGACAGTCGACAACCCTGCACGCACGGAGACGCCGGCGCCGAACGCAGAGGTGACGGCGGGGCAGTCCTGTGGATGGCAGGAGGCGGGCGAGGTCGAAACGGCCGCTGACGGCACCCAGGTCGAGTGCCGCCAGCAAGGGTCGTCGTACCGGTGGATCAAGGTCGCCTAG